A portion of the Salvelinus fontinalis isolate EN_2023a chromosome 32, ASM2944872v1, whole genome shotgun sequence genome contains these proteins:
- the LOC129831197 gene encoding uncharacterized protein LOC129831197 produces the protein MPGCFSRLMERVRGRRQPTASTGCLNSFVGCFCCLFPFRRVRDRREVDSDSDFEEESNVLDEVQLDVPLLPVILDVQDAAIILEDVPDVPTILEEATGNWQLIPIRFSSLYCGPVVIRNNAGPVAKAWRTFQFISPIITYMRGGSQQVVVRMHHVSRVRGLETQLVWAISRETAILSPEGIAYCATKVQSVTWIQYVAGRVTQYASHLRHETSVDVTLGCYQQTDVSVVYATLHMGLDGLLTSSAWSEAASVSTPTNQQFTEPEPEGHNCYEGWEEDLLPEEREVPLLNLYLTTKRVEDITLRLVSLRQAFTVSGPPFSFSLCVFLFCLSHPNSSLFSRPCLVPPLAGTICLWRERS, from the exons ATGCCTGGGTGCTTTTCAAGATTGATGGAGAGAGTGCGAGGACGTCGGCAGCCTACTGCGTCGACAGGTTGTTTAAATTCATTTGTGGGTTGTTTTTGTTGTCTTTTTCCGTTTCGCAGGGTTCGCGATCGTCGGGAGGTGGACAGCGACAGCGACTTCGAAGAGG AATCAAATGTACTGGATGAGGTCCAGTTGGATGTGCCACTGCTGCCAGTCATCCTTGATGTCCAGGATGCTGCTATCATCCTTGAGGATGTGCCAGATGTGCCGACTATCCTTGAG GAGGCCACTGGTAATTGGCAGTTGATACCGATTAGGTTCAGCTCCCTGTACTGTGGGCCTGTTGTGATCAGA aaCAATGCCGGTCCGGTGGCTAAAGCTTGGAGAACTTTCCAGTTCATCAGCCCCATTATCACCTACATGCGTGGGGGATCCCAG CAGgtggtggtgaggatgcaccatGTGAGTAGGGTTCGAGGCCTGGAGACTCAACTGGTGTGGGCCATCTCCAGGGAGACAGCCATACTTAGTCCAGAGGGCATCGCCTACTGTGCCACCAAGGTGCAGTCCGTCACTTGGATCCAG tatgTGGCTGGCAGGGTGACCCAGTATGCTTCTCACCTCCGCCATGAGACGTCTGTGGACGTGACGCTTGGCTGCTACCAG CAGACTGACGTCTCGGTGGTGTACGCCACTCTCCACATGGGGCTGGATGGGCTGCTCACCTCCTCGGCGTGGTCGGAGGCTGCCTCCGTCTCTACGCCCACCAATCAGCAGTTCACTGAGCCAGAGCCTGAGGGCCACAACTGCTATGAG GGCTGGGAGGAGGACCTGctgcctgaggagagggaggttccTCTGCTAAA ccTCTACCTTACCACCAAGAGAGTGGAGGACATCACCCTGAGGCTCGTCTCCCTGCGCCAGGCCTTCACTGTGAGTGGACCtcctttttccttttctctctgtgtcttcttgttctgtctgtctcaccctaactcttccctcttctctaGACCCTGCTTGGTTCCACCCTTAGCAGGAACTATCTGTTTGTGGCGGGAAAGGTCCTAA